The DNA segment ATCGATGTAACCAAGTCGCCGTAAGTTTGAACTTTCGTTTTGGCACCGCCCAATGCGATGATCTTTTGATCCGTTAACGTTTCGGTATCATCAAATGTCACACCTGCGACGGTGTGGCACGCTTGGCAATTTAGTTGTGCAAACGTTTGTTGTCCTCGCTCGATGTTTCCCTCGGGCAACGTAAAACCTTTTCCGGATTTGGGGTCGGGCGTGCATCCGGCTTGTGCGAGTAGGAGCAAGCCAATGGCAATCATGCGGACATTCATTTCAGCAACTCTCGAGGTAAACGGATTGTGATGCGAATTCGTTGAACCGCAATCTCTGTGCCGGTTTCCGTCGCTTTCAACGCGATTGGGATCCGATATGAAAACAACTCCCGCGGGAGCCTGTCCGCGGCGGTTGCTGGCATGTTCGCTTGCGGGACAGAGTATGTCAGCGTTGCCGCGACAAATTAGATCGATTTGTTCTACGCCGTATCCTTTTCGTCGTCGATTTCACCGACCAGCTGTTCCAGCACATCTTCCAGTGTGACGATACCGAGAGTCTTTCCGGCGGATTGGACCACGGCAAGATGCACACGTTGATCGCGAAACAGGACTAAAAGGTCATCGCTGCGAGTTTTCGCGTCAACGATCATCGGATCAACCACCAGCGAAAGCACTGTATGCTGCGAGTCGCCGTGAATGATCGCCTTCAGCAAATCTCGACTGAGCAAGATGCCTTGAACATCGTCGATGGTCGAACCGAATACGGGGTAACGCGAAAATTCGCTGCGCTCGACTTCCGTTACAGCTTGTGAAATAAGACTCGATGCCGCGATCGCTCGGACCTGGTCGATCGGTGTCATTATGTCACATGCCATGCGATCATTGAGCACGAACGCACGGTGAATCAATTGATTTTCATCGGTTTCAATGTGCCCGGCTTGATGCCCCATGCGCACGAGTGATCGAATTTGTGACTCGGTACCGAGTTGCCGTGTGCCCGGCGTAAATCGCTTGGTCAACCAACCCAGTGGAATCACCAGCGGAAACAACACGCGCTCGCTTGCCAGGATTGTAGGAGCGGAAAGTCGGGCCACCAAGGGAGCGAAATGGTTGCCGATTGCTTTGGGAAGAATCTCCGAAAAGACG comes from the Roseimaritima multifibrata genome and includes:
- a CDS encoding c-type cytochrome; the encoded protein is MNVRMIAIGLLLLAQAGCTPDPKSGKGFTLPEGNIERGQQTFAQLNCQACHTVAGVTFDDTETLTDQKIIALGGAKTKVQTYGDLVTSIINPSHRFAKGYEEEDVAQDGQSKMRLYNDEMTIQQLVDIVTFLESHYSVVQPAPTPYGPYFY
- a CDS encoding CNNM domain-containing protein, whose product is MLTLILMIVIFFALSGLMAAIDAAMLSVTGPEVEELIHQQCYGAKRLREVKHRIRDAVVVIVIATNTINVLGPVIVSHQAFELFSSRGVVVVTIVLTLGTIVFSEILPKAIGNHFAPLVARLSAPTILASERVLFPLVIPLGWLTKRFTPGTRQLGTESQIRSLVRMGHQAGHIETDENQLIHRAFVLNDRMACDIMTPIDQVRAIAASSLISQAVTEVERSEFSRYPVFGSTIDDVQGILLSRDLLKAIIHGDSQHTVLSLVVDPMIVDAKTRSDDLLVLFRDQRVHLAVVQSAGKTLGIVTLEDVLEQLVGEIDDEKDTA